Part of the Ursus arctos isolate Adak ecotype North America unplaced genomic scaffold, UrsArc2.0 scaffold_1, whole genome shotgun sequence genome, GGAGAGGGCCCCGTGGAGAGCACCAGCCCCGCCCGGGAGCCCGCGGCCACCGGGCCCCCGACCCCCACCGCCGAGCCGAGCCCCGAGGACAGCACGGCGCGGGAGCGTCTGGACCAGGGAGGCGGTACGCGCGGGCGGGTcggccgggcggggggcggggggggggcaggtcgCGGGGCTGACCGGCCCTCCGTCCTCCGCAGGCTCGCTGGGGCCCGGCGCCATCGCAGCCATCGTCATCGCCGCCCTGCTGGCCACCTGCGTGGTGCTGGCGCTGGTGGTCGTCGCGCTGAGAAAGTTTTCCGCCTCCTGAAGCGAATAAAGGGGCCGCGCCCCCACCGCGGTGCGACTCGGCTGCAACCCCGGTGGCGCCCCCGTGTCTCCAGTGTGTCCGCGCGTGCGTGTGTGGGCGAGCGGGGCGGGCGACAACTCGCAACACGTGCGCGCGGGGGCGCCAGCGGGAGCCGCGAGCGTGCGCGGGGTCCCCGCACGGCTGTCCACTCCCCTGGCTTCCACCGTCCCGTCCCCGCCCCTGTCCCCGAAGTGCCCAGGGCCCGCCCCTTGCGCTCCAGCGCAGACTGACGCGCGGCCGCGAGTGCAGGAGAGGCGGGCAGAGCCGTGGGGACTCCCTCCAAACCAGAGCCTACGTTATttgggcagggggcggggcggccAGCCAAGCCCCATCTGCCTGTTGGGAGCGCCAGACCCGTCCCTCCAGCGCCCCCGGGATCCCCCACACCTCAGGGAGCCCTAGGAGCAACCCTACCgcaatcccaagcagcctccctCCAACTGCCCATTTGGCCCTGGCTCTCCTTTCTTGGTCACGTCCTTTGTTTTGCACACTTCCCGGGAAGCCTAGCTTTTATGattgagagagagatttaaaatagTGGCTGAGCTGCTCAGGGCATGGCAGGGAAGAAGGCTGTCCTTTCGGAGTGGAAAAGAAGACTGGAGGCCTGGAGGAGGGACTGTCTGCACACTCCGCGATGGTTTGATACCTTGGGCCTAGGTGTGGGTGCTGGTGTAGGGATactgttcctcctcctcttctttcactGTTTCTAGCAACTCTTTTGGGCTCCATAGTTCCGTGAACTCCTGACCACTCCTGCTCCAGCTAAGACCAGTTTTCTCCTCCTGGATACTCCGGATGAGCACTTGCCCAAAACACAAGAGGGTTAGAAGTTTCCACTTAGGAAGGACTGTTCTAAAACTGACCAGTTCTCACGAAGCTCTTTAAATTACTTCATTCCACATAACCTCTGGTAACCAACGCCCTAGTTAGAACAGATGATCCAAATCAGCATGTTTACCAGGttcaaaaagataaattggacaaGGGCCAGTACCAATGGTAACCCCCTCTCCTTTGTCCCAGGaaacccccttcccccaccaagaGCAGCATAGGGCTCAGGAAtggcccctgcccccctgcccccactgctgGGGGACTTAAGTGTGGGTACTCCCCCAGGGGGTGTATCATAGAGGCCCCATGAGCATCAGCCCCTCACTGTTGAACCAGAGCATTGCACATGTATGCACCTTCCAGAAATTCATCCAATTCTCACAGGGTCTCACGTCTCAAGAATGCCAGGAGCCATGTTGTGGCCTGTGGGAAGATGCTACAAAGTCCCACTTGATCCAAATAATGGGCTTCTAACGAAAGGCCTGTTCTAGCATGGAGAAAAGAGGGTCCTGGCAGAAAGAGTGTGGTCCCAGGAGTGTAGGGCTGGGCAGGGTCAGATTCCAGGCCCTCTACACTCCAGGACAAGGGTTGGTGTGGGGTATCTGTTAGGGTTACCTGGGCTGGACAAGGAGCTGTAGCCTTTGGGTAACTTGCTAGCACCAAACGTGGGAAGAAGTGCCCAAGGTAGGAAGTGACTGGTCAGGAAGGAAACCCCAGCCCCATGCCCGGTGTTAGATCTCCTGTGGGATTACCATGCGGCTAATACCTGGATCGCACTGGGGTGTTCCAAACCTGTGTTCTCACTTCCACTGCAGCAGAAGGGGTGTCCCCAACTCCCTCAAAGAGCATCTTCCATTTCTGGAATCCCTCCACAAGTCGAGGCCCAGGTCTTCCACCCTGAGGTCCTAACCGTGGCTGCTTTTTCCTGTCCTGGAAgtcacctcagcctcctccttcAGGACATGCTACTCCACTGGCCTTGAAAGGAGTTCCTCTTTCCCTGCCCAGAACCAAACACCTCCTTCCTGTGTGCAGCAGAGCAATAAAGAACAGAACTTCACCTCCATTATTTTATACATGATGCTTCTTTTAATGCAGCCAAAAATGATATTTGCTTTTCTCGGAACCAAAACCGATACAGGATGCAGTGACCAATTCATTCCTCACAACACCTGGGCTCCTGAAGGGGCCAGAAGACACAAGTTATATCCAGCTTGTCAGGGAGCCAGAGGTGGCATAGGCCCTCGGCCAAGCTCTGGTAGGCCTGCCAAGAAGCAGGGCCTGGCCGTGCAGCCAGAGGCTGGcagaggcttggggagggggaggacagaggcaTTTGGTCTCTCGGTCGTTTGAATCAGAGACCAAGGGCTGCTCATCAAGCTCAGGCAAGGGCGGTCCGTCTGCACGCCTGGTGAGTTCTAACGGCTTCCAGGGTAGAGAAGGACATGTGCAGGGGGTCATGACAATCCTTCCAGCCTGCCCTCGGCCAGGgacagcccagggctggggcctcTTGCACTGCCTGGGAAGGCCCCTGGAGCATGCC contains:
- the SNORC gene encoding protein SNORC, producing MAFCLALRMALLLLSGVLAPAVLTAEGPQEPVPTLWNEPAELPSGEGPVESTSPAREPAATGPPTPTAEPSPEDSTARERLDQGGGSLGPGAIAAIVIAALLATCVVLALVVVALRKFSAS